A DNA window from Gallaecimonas pentaromativorans contains the following coding sequences:
- a CDS encoding GNAT family N-acetyltransferase: MPLTDAHWPALSRLPNCSALWSPCHREYYRQYFQRPFVDHSLAVVHQGELAGVLLATLDDRQLGFFGGPARLLIAPGLAEARKLEAERLLTKAFSAEFMDKASVLSYQFPAKVPDGIATALLDAGATTAVHFEQEIALGDDDVLWSGVRKSYRQGVRWGQQNLELRLVDATNLDVSDMERFRLFHERVAGRATRSLSSWQAQQKLIADNEAFAVFASLDGQLVAASLFLCGASRAYYGVGVYDRDRFNLPISHYPLYAGLQRARERGCTVMDMGPIAFAGDGDPKLAQIGLFKRGFGGDLQPWLCLSLAR, translated from the coding sequence ATGCCTCTGACGGATGCCCATTGGCCGGCGCTTAGCCGCTTGCCCAATTGCTCGGCACTGTGGTCTCCCTGCCATCGTGAATATTACCGCCAATACTTCCAGCGGCCTTTTGTTGACCATAGCTTGGCTGTTGTTCACCAAGGTGAACTGGCCGGGGTTCTGCTGGCCACGCTTGACGATAGGCAACTTGGATTTTTTGGCGGCCCGGCTCGGCTACTGATTGCCCCTGGGCTTGCCGAGGCGCGCAAGTTGGAGGCTGAGCGACTTCTAACCAAGGCTTTTTCCGCAGAGTTTATGGATAAGGCCAGCGTGCTTTCCTATCAGTTCCCGGCCAAGGTCCCTGACGGCATTGCCACTGCTTTGTTGGATGCCGGCGCTACGACTGCCGTGCATTTTGAGCAGGAAATTGCCCTTGGCGATGATGACGTGCTGTGGAGCGGTGTGCGAAAGAGTTACCGCCAAGGAGTACGTTGGGGGCAGCAAAATCTTGAACTGCGTTTAGTAGACGCTACCAACCTTGATGTTAGCGACATGGAGCGGTTTCGGTTATTCCATGAGCGGGTGGCCGGGCGTGCTACCCGCTCATTGTCGTCTTGGCAGGCCCAGCAGAAGCTTATCGCCGACAACGAAGCATTTGCAGTATTTGCCTCCCTTGATGGGCAACTTGTTGCAGCGTCGCTTTTTCTCTGTGGTGCCAGCCGTGCCTATTATGGCGTCGGTGTTTACGACAGGGATCGCTTCAACCTGCCCATCTCTCACTACCCACTCTACGCTGGCTTGCAGCGGGCTCGTGAGCGTGGTTGTACCGTCATGGACATGGGCCCTATCGCCTTTGCCGGTGATGGTGACCCTAAATTGGCGCAAATCGGGCTTTTTAAACGCGGCTTCGGTGGCGACTTACAGCCCTGGCTGTGCCTCAGCCTGGCTCGATAA
- a CDS encoding class I SAM-dependent methyltransferase → MTNVFENQYQARGLQSQRRYPNDALIGFLAGHYFGLPLSERRQIKVLELGCGSGANLWMIAREGFDAHGLDYAPSGLTLCQQVLDDWGVSAELKQGDMTALPYENADFDAIVDVVSMQHLTLEQHRKALAEVQRCLKPGGQFFSFHLGQGSSAFAADAPRLDEVTLADIPAGYPLAGNGQTAFLSANGFKNLACDAGLADVTVDTLVRSYGQQAQHVEYLVLTAAKG, encoded by the coding sequence ATGACTAACGTCTTTGAAAACCAGTACCAGGCCAGAGGACTGCAGTCTCAGCGCCGTTACCCGAACGACGCTCTTATCGGTTTTCTGGCCGGGCATTACTTTGGCTTGCCGTTGAGCGAGAGGCGCCAGATAAAAGTGCTTGAACTGGGGTGTGGCTCTGGGGCAAATCTTTGGATGATTGCCCGAGAAGGTTTTGATGCCCACGGCTTGGACTACGCGCCTTCCGGTTTGACCTTGTGTCAGCAGGTATTAGACGACTGGGGCGTGAGTGCCGAGCTCAAGCAGGGAGATATGACGGCGCTACCTTATGAAAATGCCGACTTTGATGCCATTGTCGACGTAGTCTCTATGCAGCACCTGACTCTCGAGCAGCACCGTAAGGCTCTTGCCGAGGTACAGCGTTGCCTTAAACCCGGTGGCCAGTTCTTTTCCTTTCACTTAGGACAAGGCTCCAGCGCCTTTGCTGCTGATGCGCCACGTCTTGACGAAGTGACGCTTGCCGACATTCCAGCCGGTTATCCGCTGGCAGGGAATGGCCAAACAGCATTTTTGAGTGCAAATGGCTTCAAGAACCTTGCCTGTGATGCCGGTTTAGCAGACGTGACGGTAGATACTCTGGTACGCAGTTACGGTCAGCAGGCTCAGCATGTTGAATACCTGGTGTTGACCGCCGCCAAGGGTTAA
- a CDS encoding aminotransferase class III-fold pyridoxal phosphate-dependent enzyme, with the protein MRNFDNSAAWLERAEKTIPLATQTFSKSKLAQPQGVAPLFLQKGKGSQVWDLDDNQYTDFISSLLCISLGYADKEVNQAVVAQLEQGSILSLPHPLEAQVAELLVELIPCAEQVRFGKNGTDATSAAIRLARAFTGRERVAVCGYHGWQDWYIGATSRDLGVPKAVKALTHTFAYNDLASLEQLLASHPGEFAAVILEPMNVQYPKPGFLEGVAELTRRQGAVLVFDETITGFRFDIGGAQALFGVTPDLATFGKGMANGFPLSAVVGRADIMAKMNDIFFSGTFGGETLSLAAAKACIEALRRRKGPERLAELGNRLIDGLQNLIASHGLGHLFNVSGHPSWSFLNITPSRYSVLELKSLLMQELIEQGFLSLGSHNLNLSHSEADIDALIACYANVLPLLAEVEAEGSMAKHFRGKFLEPVFKVR; encoded by the coding sequence ATGCGTAACTTCGACAATTCTGCGGCCTGGCTAGAGCGCGCCGAAAAAACCATTCCCCTGGCCACCCAAACCTTTTCAAAAAGTAAGTTGGCCCAACCCCAAGGGGTTGCCCCGCTGTTTTTGCAAAAAGGCAAAGGCAGCCAAGTGTGGGACCTGGACGACAATCAATACACCGATTTCATCTCCAGTCTGCTGTGTATCAGCCTTGGTTACGCCGACAAAGAGGTAAACCAGGCGGTGGTGGCCCAACTGGAGCAAGGCTCTATCCTCTCCCTCCCCCACCCACTTGAGGCACAGGTAGCAGAACTCTTGGTAGAGCTCATTCCCTGTGCCGAGCAGGTGCGGTTTGGCAAAAACGGGACCGACGCCACCTCGGCTGCTATTCGTCTGGCGCGCGCCTTTACCGGCCGCGAGCGGGTAGCCGTCTGTGGCTATCACGGCTGGCAAGACTGGTACATCGGCGCCACCTCGCGAGACCTTGGGGTGCCCAAGGCCGTTAAGGCATTAACTCATACCTTTGCCTATAACGATCTGGCAAGCCTCGAACAGCTGCTCGCCAGCCACCCCGGCGAGTTTGCCGCGGTGATCCTTGAGCCGATGAACGTGCAATACCCCAAGCCCGGTTTTTTAGAAGGGGTTGCCGAGCTGACTCGCCGCCAGGGCGCAGTACTGGTATTTGATGAAACCATCACCGGTTTTCGCTTTGATATCGGTGGCGCCCAGGCCCTGTTTGGGGTAACCCCCGACCTGGCCACCTTCGGCAAGGGGATGGCCAACGGCTTCCCGCTGTCGGCAGTGGTGGGCCGCGCCGACATCATGGCTAAAATGAACGACATTTTTTTCTCCGGCACCTTTGGCGGCGAAACCCTGTCTCTAGCCGCCGCCAAGGCCTGCATTGAGGCACTTCGCCGCCGCAAGGGCCCGGAGCGCCTGGCTGAACTTGGCAACAGATTGATTGACGGGCTGCAAAACCTTATCGCCAGCCATGGTCTTGGCCACCTTTTTAACGTGTCGGGGCACCCTAGCTGGTCCTTCTTAAACATCACCCCTAGCCGTTACTCGGTGCTTGAGCTGAAAAGCCTTCTGATGCAAGAACTTATCGAACAGGGCTTTTTAAGCCTTGGGTCTCACAACCTCAATCTCAGCCATAGTGAGGCCGATATCGACGCGCTAATCGCCTGCTACGCTAACGTGCTGCCGCTGCTGGCCGAAGTAGAAGCCGAGGGCTCTATGGCAAAGCATTTTCGCGGCAAATTCCTGGAACCGGTATTCAAGGTCCGTTGA
- a CDS encoding aldo/keto reductase encodes MKLVLGTVQFGLSYGIAHDGSTLGDSALSALLTQAYEAGIDTLDTAALYGNAQARLGQLMRHPFDIVTKLGEWQPGQARMQLEQCLSALGRNQVKAVLAHRAHSLLAPQRLGEFAALKTEGLCQQLGVSVYSPEELKQVLDSADIDAVQLPANPLDQRFFAMLPELKARGITVHARSLFLQGLLLMPQAQRPHWTANAQALERWDRLPGEPLQRALDFASAQTQVDGWVVGVQNPEQLTALIAAKAKAKPDSMKALACSDVQLINPSLWPTS; translated from the coding sequence GTGAAGCTGGTGCTGGGTACAGTGCAGTTTGGCCTGTCTTATGGCATCGCCCACGACGGTTCGACACTAGGCGACTCAGCACTATCGGCCTTACTGACGCAAGCCTATGAAGCAGGTATCGACACCCTTGATACCGCCGCTTTGTACGGCAACGCCCAAGCGAGGCTCGGCCAGTTGATGCGCCACCCTTTTGACATTGTTACCAAGCTCGGCGAGTGGCAGCCAGGCCAAGCACGTATGCAACTGGAGCAATGCCTTAGCGCCCTTGGCCGCAATCAGGTAAAAGCCGTGCTGGCCCATCGCGCCCACTCGCTGCTGGCGCCACAACGTCTTGGCGAATTTGCCGCGCTGAAAACCGAGGGATTGTGCCAACAACTGGGGGTGTCCGTTTACAGTCCAGAAGAGCTCAAGCAGGTGCTCGACAGCGCCGATATAGATGCAGTGCAACTACCGGCCAACCCTTTAGACCAACGCTTTTTTGCCATGCTGCCTGAGCTTAAGGCGCGGGGGATAACCGTTCATGCCCGCTCGCTGTTCCTGCAAGGGCTGCTGTTAATGCCCCAAGCCCAGCGCCCTCATTGGACCGCCAATGCCCAGGCACTTGAGCGTTGGGACAGATTACCCGGCGAGCCGCTGCAGCGCGCTCTGGATTTTGCATCAGCGCAAACACAGGTTGATGGTTGGGTTGTCGGAGTGCAAAACCCAGAGCAGCTAACCGCACTGATTGCGGCCAAAGCCAAGGCCAAGCCTGACTCGATGAAAGCACTCGCCTGCAGTGACGTACAACTGATAAACCCGTCCCTTTGGCCCACATCCTGA
- the pseC gene encoding UDP-4-amino-4,6-dideoxy-N-acetyl-beta-L-altrosamine transaminase — translation MIPYGRQHIDNDDIQAVLEVLSSDFLTQGPLVPRFEQAIAQFCGANYAVAVNSATSALHLACLALELGPGDRLWTSAVSFVASANCGRYCASEVDFVDVEPLTGNICLKALSAKLGEAERQGTLPKVLVVVHLAGQSVDMAALGALTRPYDIRIIEDASHALGAYDGADRVGQCRHSDICVFSFHPVKPITSGEGGMAVTQNPVLAERISSLRSHGITRDVQKMPSAPDGDWYYAMTELGFNYRLTDIGAALGLSQLHKLPGFMAKRQALAANYDKALPTPWQPLAINAPAHCAYHLYVVRYPGISLSQKAEKFSALRSAGIGVNLHYIPIPNQPYYQSLGQNPAHYPGAQQYYREALTLPLFVDMTDAQQQQVLESLR, via the coding sequence ATGATCCCCTACGGCCGCCAGCATATCGACAACGACGACATCCAAGCGGTACTGGAGGTCCTTAGTAGCGACTTTCTGACTCAGGGGCCACTGGTGCCCCGCTTTGAGCAGGCCATTGCCCAGTTTTGCGGCGCCAACTATGCGGTAGCGGTCAACTCGGCCACCTCGGCGCTGCATCTCGCTTGCCTGGCATTAGAACTGGGCCCTGGTGACAGACTGTGGACCAGCGCCGTTTCCTTTGTAGCGTCGGCCAACTGCGGCCGTTACTGCGCCAGTGAGGTGGACTTTGTCGATGTCGAACCGCTCACCGGTAATATTTGCCTAAAAGCGCTGTCTGCAAAGCTTGGTGAAGCAGAGCGCCAAGGCACCCTGCCCAAGGTGCTGGTGGTGGTGCATCTGGCCGGCCAAAGCGTCGACATGGCCGCCCTTGGCGCCCTGACCCGCCCCTATGACATTCGCATCATCGAAGATGCCAGCCACGCCCTTGGCGCCTATGACGGCGCCGATAGAGTGGGCCAGTGCCGCCATAGCGATATCTGCGTGTTCAGCTTTCACCCGGTCAAACCCATCACCAGCGGCGAAGGCGGCATGGCGGTTACCCAAAATCCGGTGCTGGCCGAACGCATAAGCAGCCTGCGCAGCCACGGCATCACCCGCGATGTGCAAAAGATGCCGAGCGCCCCCGATGGCGACTGGTACTACGCCATGACCGAGCTGGGCTTTAACTACCGTTTGACCGACATCGGCGCCGCCCTTGGCCTCAGCCAGTTGCACAAACTGCCGGGCTTTATGGCCAAGCGCCAGGCCCTGGCCGCGAACTATGACAAGGCCCTGCCCACGCCCTGGCAGCCCCTTGCCATCAACGCGCCGGCCCACTGCGCCTACCACCTGTACGTGGTGCGCTACCCTGGCATCAGCCTTTCGCAAAAAGCCGAGAAATTCAGCGCCTTGCGCAGCGCTGGTATCGGGGTGAACCTCCATTACATCCCCATACCCAACCAGCCTTATTACCAAAGCCTTGGCCAAAACCCGGCCCATTACCCCGGCGCCCAGCAGTACTACCGTGAGGCGCTCACCCTGCCGCTGTTCGTGGACATGACCGATGCTCAGCAGCAACAGGTACTGGAGTCGCTGCGGTGA
- a CDS encoding motility associated factor glycosyltransferase family protein: MSEFLDANLLVITQRWPELMASLNQVSSIPLDAAQLVEGLDSTLMVNGVQLTSRHARITEAKTQAASLPETAATVHLYGTALGDIQQVLLARSNLQQLQVHILNEAIFLLVLQLLDQRHWLSDPRVSLQLAANSPDIQLPFLVSPAELVLVSDTNAKIRDRLVSELDLPFNNRRFLTDAPERLARIEANRHFFAKDLDVRQLFGIAKTPEVWVVATGPSLEQHYAYIRERRKQANAPLLIAVDTALKPLLDNGIRPDVVVTLDFGIIEQELPCSQSGGIGLVYFPTTNGDVLAAWQGPRYLALTTSPFFDRLRQQLDRGLLNNAGSVIHPALDLAVQAGGQQVVMFGADFAFPGDRTHAGWENGELGLAPGQSVEWTLDGYGQRVKTLRNFRSYLCGVERFIARHPHVTFYNSSKAGALIQGAAFHPDLVTL, encoded by the coding sequence ATGAGTGAATTTCTTGACGCCAACCTGTTGGTGATCACGCAGCGCTGGCCCGAGCTGATGGCTAGTCTAAATCAAGTTTCTTCCATTCCTCTGGATGCGGCGCAACTGGTAGAAGGCCTTGATAGTACGTTGATGGTAAACGGTGTGCAGTTGACCAGCCGTCACGCTCGCATCACCGAGGCAAAGACTCAAGCAGCCAGCCTGCCCGAGACGGCCGCTACCGTGCATCTATATGGCACAGCCCTTGGTGATATTCAGCAGGTGCTGCTGGCACGCAGTAACCTGCAGCAGTTGCAAGTGCACATCCTCAACGAAGCCATATTCCTCTTGGTATTGCAGCTGCTGGACCAACGGCACTGGTTGAGTGATCCCAGAGTTTCTCTGCAGTTGGCAGCTAACAGCCCAGATATCCAACTGCCGTTTCTGGTCAGTCCCGCCGAGTTGGTGTTGGTTAGTGACACCAACGCCAAGATCCGTGACAGGTTGGTAAGCGAGCTGGATTTGCCCTTCAATAACCGGCGTTTTCTGACCGATGCGCCCGAGCGGTTGGCTCGCATCGAGGCTAACCGCCACTTTTTTGCCAAAGACCTGGATGTTCGCCAGCTGTTTGGCATAGCGAAAACACCAGAGGTTTGGGTGGTTGCCACAGGCCCCTCTCTTGAGCAGCATTACGCCTATATCCGTGAGCGACGTAAGCAGGCCAATGCGCCGCTGCTTATCGCCGTGGATACCGCACTTAAGCCCTTGCTGGATAACGGTATTCGCCCTGACGTTGTAGTAACCCTCGACTTTGGCATCATCGAACAGGAGCTACCTTGCAGCCAAAGCGGCGGCATCGGCCTAGTGTATTTTCCTACCACCAACGGCGATGTTCTGGCGGCATGGCAGGGGCCTCGTTACCTGGCATTGACCACCAGCCCCTTCTTTGACCGGCTTCGCCAGCAACTGGATAGGGGCCTACTTAACAACGCCGGCTCAGTTATCCACCCGGCGCTTGACTTGGCTGTTCAGGCTGGTGGGCAACAGGTAGTGATGTTTGGCGCCGACTTTGCGTTCCCGGGCGATCGCACCCACGCCGGGTGGGAGAACGGCGAACTTGGGCTGGCACCGGGGCAAAGCGTGGAGTGGACTCTCGACGGCTATGGCCAGCGGGTCAAGACGCTTCGCAACTTTCGCAGTTACCTGTGCGGGGTGGAACGCTTTATTGCCAGGCACCCTCATGTCACCTTCTATAACAGCTCAAAAGCCGGTGCTTTAATACAGGGCGCCGCCTTTCATCCCGATTTGGTGACCTTATGA
- the pseI gene encoding pseudaminic acid synthase, with product MSHGFFIDKFPIGAGAPPFIIAELSANHSGSLEKALAHVDAAAAAGVQAIKLQTYTADTMTLNLNLPDFRIEGGLWDGYNLYQLYDKAHTPWNWHQALFERAREKGLAVFSSPFDETAVDFLESLDAPAYKVASFEATDLPLVAKMASTGKPLIISTGMSNFEEIAETLACARDNGARDIALLHCISAYPTPLKDANLKRMLTLAERFKAVVGLSDHTLGTLAASSAVALGASIVEKHFILSRNDDSPDAAFSLEPDELAGLARDCLGAWEALGNGEDQRSEGEKANLRFRRSLYFVADLPAGTVIAPQHIRRIRPGFGLAPKHQDAVIGRRTAKPITAGTAVAWELLV from the coding sequence ATGAGCCACGGCTTTTTTATCGACAAGTTCCCCATCGGGGCCGGTGCGCCGCCCTTCATCATTGCCGAGTTGTCGGCCAACCACAGCGGCTCACTGGAAAAGGCGCTAGCCCATGTCGATGCAGCAGCTGCGGCGGGAGTGCAGGCCATCAAACTGCAAACCTACACCGCAGACACCATGACGTTGAACCTAAACTTACCCGACTTTCGGATTGAGGGCGGATTGTGGGATGGTTACAACCTTTACCAGTTGTACGACAAGGCGCACACCCCTTGGAATTGGCACCAGGCGCTGTTTGAACGGGCAAGAGAAAAAGGCCTGGCGGTATTCTCCTCGCCCTTTGATGAAACGGCGGTAGATTTTCTCGAATCGCTGGACGCGCCGGCCTACAAGGTGGCGTCATTCGAAGCCACCGATCTGCCACTGGTGGCCAAAATGGCTAGCACCGGAAAGCCTCTTATCATCTCCACTGGTATGAGCAATTTTGAGGAAATTGCCGAGACTCTGGCTTGTGCGCGGGATAATGGAGCCCGGGATATCGCTCTGCTCCATTGCATCAGCGCTTACCCGACACCACTCAAAGATGCCAACCTTAAACGCATGCTGACCTTGGCCGAGCGCTTCAAGGCGGTAGTGGGATTATCGGACCATACCCTGGGTACATTGGCTGCCAGCAGCGCCGTAGCCTTGGGTGCCAGCATTGTCGAAAAGCACTTTATCCTCAGCCGCAATGACGACAGCCCGGATGCGGCCTTTTCGTTAGAACCGGATGAGCTAGCTGGGCTTGCCAGGGATTGTCTTGGCGCCTGGGAGGCCCTTGGCAATGGCGAAGACCAGCGCAGTGAAGGTGAGAAGGCCAACCTGCGTTTTCGTCGCTCCCTCTACTTTGTTGCCGATCTGCCGGCAGGCACTGTGATAGCGCCGCAACATATTCGCCGGATCCGCCCGGGGTTCGGCCTTGCTCCTAAACATCAGGATGCCGTTATCGGCAGGCGCACCGCCAAACCCATTACCGCCGGTACTGCCGTTGCCTGGGAGCTGCTGGTGTGA
- the pseG gene encoding UDP-2,4-diacetamido-2,4,6-trideoxy-beta-L-altropyranose hydrolase, translating into MKLVFRVDSSQRIGLGHLSRCLTLAKAWPGQVQFICRALPGAASTWLADWPVTWLEASNEDDGSWLTVSPQQDAAETLSALDSDAALLLVDHYQLDAAWERQVLKSRPALKLAVIDDLPGRAHLADLLIDSGPGRTQADYPLPVWNCALTGPDFAPLRPEFYPSKVQHAPSNKLLLSLGGMDSENDNSRLLTWLAKLQPTLGFEVTLAISSKAPHLRDLTARAKQLPWLTLAIDCNTMGEQMRLARLAIGAPGTSAWERCACALPSLQLVLASNQQHNAQSLAAAGAAITLPRFDENMFVQTLTRVWQDKALCQQMSLRAQALCDGKGAERIIRALESLSSTIVTLRAMTTEHCEALFAWQNEPGARTYSRNPETPDWADHQRWFASALANDNCLLWAIELNGEALGMLRLDKQHEGQGEVSILLSQQARGKGLGLQALIQLQRMQVVGRLTAEIHPDNRASQSLFAKAGFGQTGPRQYEVVL; encoded by the coding sequence ATGAAACTGGTGTTTAGGGTCGACAGCAGCCAGCGTATTGGCCTTGGCCATCTCAGCCGCTGCCTGACCCTGGCCAAAGCTTGGCCAGGACAGGTGCAGTTTATCTGCAGGGCACTGCCTGGCGCTGCCAGCACTTGGCTGGCAGACTGGCCAGTCACCTGGCTAGAAGCAAGTAACGAAGACGATGGCAGTTGGCTGACCGTCAGCCCGCAACAAGATGCAGCAGAGACCTTAAGTGCGCTAGACAGTGACGCCGCACTGCTGCTGGTCGACCATTACCAGTTGGATGCCGCCTGGGAGCGGCAGGTACTGAAAAGCCGTCCGGCCCTGAAACTTGCCGTGATTGACGACCTGCCCGGCCGGGCGCACCTTGCAGATTTACTCATCGACAGCGGCCCTGGCCGGACTCAGGCCGACTACCCACTTCCCGTATGGAATTGTGCCCTGACCGGCCCGGACTTTGCGCCATTAAGGCCGGAGTTTTACCCATCAAAGGTACAACATGCTCCTAGCAACAAGTTGCTACTGAGCCTAGGGGGTATGGATAGCGAGAACGACAACAGCCGGCTACTGACCTGGTTGGCAAAGCTACAACCCACACTGGGTTTTGAGGTGACGTTGGCTATCAGCAGCAAGGCACCACATCTTCGCGACTTAACAGCGCGCGCCAAGCAGCTTCCCTGGTTAACCCTGGCGATAGATTGCAACACCATGGGGGAGCAAATGCGCCTAGCCCGGCTCGCCATTGGTGCGCCAGGCACCAGTGCATGGGAACGCTGCGCCTGCGCGCTGCCCAGTCTGCAGCTGGTGCTGGCAAGTAATCAGCAGCATAACGCCCAAAGCCTGGCGGCCGCCGGAGCCGCTATAACCCTGCCCCGCTTTGACGAAAATATGTTTGTACAAACGCTAACAAGGGTTTGGCAGGACAAGGCGCTTTGCCAGCAGATGAGCCTGCGCGCACAAGCCCTTTGTGATGGCAAAGGCGCTGAACGAATTATCCGCGCCCTCGAGTCCTTATCAAGCACGATAGTGACGCTTAGAGCTATGACCACCGAACACTGCGAGGCTCTTTTTGCCTGGCAAAACGAGCCTGGTGCGCGCACTTATTCGCGTAATCCAGAGACGCCTGACTGGGCGGACCATCAACGCTGGTTTGCCAGCGCCCTTGCTAACGACAACTGCCTGCTTTGGGCTATTGAGCTGAACGGTGAGGCCCTTGGCATGCTGCGTTTGGATAAACAACATGAGGGGCAAGGAGAAGTCTCCATCCTTCTTAGCCAACAGGCTCGCGGTAAAGGCCTGGGGCTGCAAGCCTTGATACAATTGCAACGTATGCAAGTGGTCGGCAGGCTAACAGCGGAGATCCACCCAGATAACCGCGCCTCCCAATCCTTATTTGCTAAAGCGGGGTTCGGCCAGACCGGGCCACGCCAATATGAGGTCGTTTTATGA
- the pseB gene encoding UDP-N-acetylglucosamine 4,6-dehydratase (inverting), with amino-acid sequence MFDNKSILVTGGTGSFGHMFVRHVLARYNPKRLIILSRDELKQFEMRQEFDAPCMRYFLGDVRDRERLLQAFKDVDYVVHAAALKQVPAAEYNPTECIRTNITGAENVIHAALANNVSKVIALSTDKAANPINLYGATKLASDKLFVAANNMAGRHPTHFSVVRYGNVVGSRGSVVPFFQKLIDNGTDHLPITHKDMTRFWITLEQGVEFVLTNFQRMQGGEIFVPKIPSVRIPDLATAMAPGLAQKEVGIRPGEKLHEVMCPADDSYHTYEYHDHFVITPSITFYSRTNDFSANGLGENGKLVEPGFEYNSFNNDHYLTVEELKVMNEQALK; translated from the coding sequence ATGTTCGATAACAAGTCAATCCTGGTTACCGGTGGTACCGGTTCTTTCGGCCACATGTTCGTGCGCCATGTGCTGGCCCGTTACAACCCGAAACGGCTGATCATTTTGTCCCGGGACGAACTCAAGCAATTTGAGATGCGTCAAGAGTTCGACGCCCCCTGCATGCGCTACTTCCTTGGGGATGTGCGTGACCGGGAACGGCTGCTGCAGGCCTTTAAAGACGTTGACTACGTTGTTCATGCCGCCGCCCTCAAACAGGTACCGGCCGCCGAATACAACCCCACTGAATGTATCCGCACCAATATTACCGGCGCGGAAAACGTCATCCATGCGGCGCTTGCCAATAACGTCAGCAAAGTCATTGCCTTGTCCACCGACAAAGCGGCCAACCCCATCAATCTATACGGCGCCACCAAGCTGGCTTCAGACAAACTTTTTGTGGCAGCCAATAATATGGCAGGGCGACACCCCACCCATTTTTCTGTAGTGCGTTATGGCAACGTGGTGGGTTCTCGCGGCTCAGTGGTGCCGTTTTTTCAAAAACTTATCGATAACGGCACCGACCACCTGCCCATTACCCACAAGGACATGACCCGCTTTTGGATCACCTTGGAACAAGGGGTGGAATTCGTGCTGACCAACTTCCAACGCATGCAGGGCGGCGAAATTTTTGTGCCGAAAATTCCCTCGGTGCGTATCCCGGATCTGGCCACGGCCATGGCGCCGGGGCTGGCACAAAAAGAAGTGGGTATCCGCCCCGGCGAGAAGCTGCATGAAGTGATGTGCCCGGCCGATGACTCCTACCATACCTACGAATATCACGACCATTTCGTGATAACCCCGTCTATCACTTTCTACAGTCGCACCAACGACTTCAGCGCCAATGGCCTGGGTGAAAACGGCAAGCTGGTGGAGCCCGGTTTCGAATACAACTCCTTCAACAACGATCACTACCTGACCGTGGAAGAACTCAAGGTCATGAACGAACAGGCCCTGAAATGA
- a CDS encoding cytidylyltransferase domain-containing protein gives MILAILQARMSSTRLPGKVMADVLGMPMIGRQLERLARCKQIDKLVVATSDDASDDPLANWCTENGIALYRGSLRDVLARFSSAAKAYKPTQVVRLTADCPLADPSVIDQLIEQHLRGHFDYSNNCWHPTFPDGLDAEIVTAPWLEKLSQVASTAMEREHVTYYFQAHKDDIRWSELKRNPPRPELRLTVDNPEDLALVRQIYQALYPANPAFTTQDVIDYLDQHPDLAQSNQHLVRNAGSTSKEKQDA, from the coding sequence ATGATCCTGGCAATACTGCAAGCGCGCATGAGCTCAACCCGGTTGCCGGGCAAGGTGATGGCGGATGTGCTGGGCATGCCGATGATTGGCCGCCAACTGGAACGTTTGGCCCGCTGCAAGCAAATTGACAAACTGGTGGTCGCCACTTCGGATGATGCCAGCGACGATCCCTTGGCGAACTGGTGCACTGAGAACGGCATCGCCCTTTATCGCGGCAGCCTGCGCGATGTCCTAGCCCGTTTCAGTAGTGCCGCCAAGGCTTACAAACCGACTCAGGTGGTGCGCCTGACAGCCGATTGCCCCCTTGCCGATCCAAGCGTCATTGACCAACTCATCGAGCAGCATCTTCGCGGCCACTTTGACTACAGCAACAACTGCTGGCACCCGACCTTTCCCGATGGCCTGGACGCGGAAATAGTAACCGCACCCTGGCTGGAAAAACTCTCTCAGGTGGCCAGCACCGCCATGGAGCGAGAGCACGTCACCTACTACTTTCAGGCCCACAAAGACGATATCCGCTGGAGCGAGCTAAAGCGTAACCCGCCCCGCCCGGAGCTGAGGCTGACCGTGGACAACCCGGAGGATCTGGCGCTGGTCAGGCAGATCTACCAAGCGCTCTACCCCGCGAACCCGGCTTTCACCACTCAAGACGTTATCGACTATTTAGACCAGCACCCCGACCTTGCTCAAAGCAACCAACACCTAGTGCGCAACGCCGGCAGTACCTCCAAGGAGAAACAGGATGCGTAA